The nucleotide window ATGGTTCAATGTTTTAGCACGATCCACAGAGTTTTTAAACTATAGTGTGCAACATGGTTCAATGTTTTAGCACGATCCACAGAGTTTTTAAACTATAGTGTGCAACATGGTTCAATGTTTTAGCACGATCCACAGAGTTTTTAAACTATAGTGTGTGCAACATGGTTCAATGTTTTAGCACGATCCACAGAGTTTTTAAACTATAGTGTGCAACATGGTTCAATGTTTTAGCACGATCCACAGAGTTTTTAAACTATAGTGTGTGCAACATGGTTCAATGTTTTAGCACGATCCACAGAGTTTTTAAACTATAGTGTGCAACATGGTTCAATGCGCCAGTAAATCAGCACAATCAGATCTTTCAGTTTTTCAATGTGGCCTCGTCTTGGAGCTCAAATTGAAATCATGTTTACTGTGCTAATGACGATTTAAAAAACAGAGTAATGGAGATCAATGTAAAATACGTCAAACTTAGCAAAATACATATTTGTGATAAATGCATGGGGGCCCTCAATTTTATGCACCTCCGCTATTGCTGACTGACTGATCAATACCCACCACCCAACAGGAGCTTCCCAGGTCAGCAATCTTTACTGTGACCTCCTTCAGACTGGAGGGAATGACCAGGTCCTTCTCTGGATAGACAGTAAGAGATGAACAACATACAGTAGAGGGTTATGATCTGATTGAGACACTTCAACAGCATACTGGACACAGTCAACCTGAAGTGACAAACAGGCAGAATACACAATGCATCTACATCTAAAGGTGACATAGAAACAGAATACTAGCCTACAGTAAAGTGTCATGTGCAGTAAACAGATGTATCATCTGGTGCGCTCAGTGATGACGTCACAGGGTTCTAGAACATCTGTAGCTGAACAGTCACATGACCTTACAGAGATCTATAATATCTGTAGCTGAACAGTTATATGACGTCACAGAGTTCTAGAATATCTGTAACTGAACAGTCACATGACCTTACAGCGTTCTGGAACATCTGTAGCTAAACAGTCATATGACCATACAGAGCCGCTTATATTGAATAAAGTCACCTTGTACGATGGAGATTTACAAGCGTATCAAAACGTCACGTCAGAGTAAACCTACTCGAAAcatagcccttattttaagtgttcctAAAAtctcctatgggaaaaatgaatggtggaaaaacgattggaaccatttccctgtttgaccgctaggttttatgggtattatgacacctccactgcgGGGTTCTATTATGTAGCTGAACAGTGAACACTACCTGCTCTACTCATCGACTTGGCATCTTTCCCAGGGAATGGAGGACATGCACTGCCCCCTGCTGTCTGTTTTGGGTTCTGCTCCTCCAAACAAAGCAGTATATTTTCAGGCTTGATGTCTGTGTGGATGATTTTACATTGAGTGTGCAGGTAGTCCAACGCCTGAAGAACCTACAGGGAGAGGGTGATGGCACTGTTAACCCAAAACAACTCCTGCATCAAACTAAAGACACATCCAGACAGTGTGGTGACTTCCATAATGACGTTTCTACTCATCTTCCATGAACTCTGTCACTCTCTGACCTGAGCAATGACCTGTTTGACCCAAGAAAGCGATAGTCCTGGGTTCCCAAAACAGACCTGCCAACAGCAGAGGTCTGGTCCTAACAGCTCCAGCACTAAGCATACATCTACACACAGGAGGTCAAGGAACCAAACACATCTGAACTCTGAACTTTGACTCCTcattgtgagtgagtgtgtgtgtgtgtgtgtgtgtgtgtgtgtgtgtgtgtgtgtgtgtgtgtgtgtgtgtgtgtgtgtgtgtgtgtgtgtgtgtgtgtgtgtgtgtgtgtgtgtgtgtgtgtgtgtgtgtgtgtgtgtgtgtgtgtgtgtgtgtgtgtgtgtgtgtgtgtgtgtgtgtgtgtgtgtgtgtgtgtgtgatgactgTGCAGTCTAGGGAAGGATACGGACTCCGTTGACTCCAGCTATCTTAAACTCATCCAGCAGTTGGACTATTCTCCGGCTGTGGGGGTGACGAGCCGTGGGACCACTGgcctgaggggggagaggggggggagagttCAGACTCAGAGTCCGGACTATACTGACAAGAACTTGTTTAAATAGAAAGATAGAGATGGGTCTGTATGAGACAAGGGAGAAAAATAATGAACCTTGAAAACATGGGATGTCTGTGAATAAGTCTGGCAGAGAAAATTAAATAACATGAGGTGGACTAAGAGTAAAAATAGTTACTACTGTTTGCCCTTAGGGGTTGAGGACGAGAAAGAGATTGAGGAAGCAATAAATAACCTAAGGTGAGAaatcagagagaagaagagactcACACAACGTAGCAGAGTCAGTTCATCTTGCCCAGCCTGTGTGAATCCTTCTCCACTCTTCAAAACCTTCACGGCCACTCGCCTGCCCAACCTGTACACACACAGTTGACTTTTAATCACACTGCAGCTTTCACTATATGCCAAGAAGGGGAGATTTGAGTATATGCTGACACTGCAACATAGTGAATGTACCTGAGGTCCAAGCAGAGCCAAACAGTGGCGAAGTATCCCCAGCCCAACTTAGACACAACCTGGTATCTCCTGTTGAAGGTGTCTCCAATGTGAACAGGGTGGTACCCCCCTATTGAAACATGCAGGATGAGAACAATAGATGTTACACCTCCAACTGCTGTATTTACTGTCTGGTAACAGACTATTTCTatgctggaatggaatgaatagGACAGAAAGACATGTAAGGAGAAAGACAGAGTTAGTATAGtggtaggcaggtagcctagctctTAAGAGCTTTGGTCCAGTAACAGAGTTAGTATAGCGGTAGGTAGGGCAGCAGGTAGCATAGCTcttaagagctttgggccagtaaacgaaaggtagctggtttgaatccctgagccgactaggtgacaaATCTGTCTATGACCTTAAGCAAagcacttaatcctaattgctcctgtaagtcgctctggaaaagagcgtctgctatatgaccaaaatgtaaatgtacagccATAACGGACCATGGCAGTATTCTCTGGGGTCCTCTCTGTCCAGTGACTCCTCTTGCTCCATCTGTTCCAAACGACTCAGCTTATCAAGTCCATTCGATGTCCCAGGTTTACTGCTGCAACACACACATGccaatacacatactgtacaaactTACTGTACACACAATACTGTACACACAATACTGTACACATAATAcaatctgtcataatataatctgTCAGCCTGTCTGATCCTACACAGAGGAGAGATGTGACCCCTCTGTCAGCCTGTCTGATCCTACACAGAACAGAGATGTGACCCCTCTGTCAGCCTGTCTGATCCTACACAGTAAAGAGATGTGACCCCTCTGTCAGCCTGTCTGATCCTACACAGAGCAGAGATGTGACCCCTCTGTCAGCCTGTCTGATCCTACACAGAGGAGAGATGTGACCCCTCTGTCAGCCTGTCTGATCCTACACAGAGGAGAGATGTGACCCCTCTGTCAGCCTGTCTGATCCTACACAGTAAAGAGATGTGACCCCTCTGTCAGCCTGTCTGATCCTACACAGAACAGAGATGTGACCCCTCTGTCAGCCTGTCTGATCCTACATAGAGGAGATGTGACCCCTCTGTCAGCCTGTCTGATCCTACACAGAGGAGAGATGTGACCCCTCTGTCAGCCTGTCTGATCCTACACGGAACAGAGATGTGACCCCTCTGTCAGCCTGTCTGATCCTACACAGAGGAGAGATGTGACCCCTCTGTCAGCCTGTCTGATCCTACACAGAGGAGAGATGTGACCCCTCTGTCAGCCTGTCTGATCCTACACAGAACAGAGATGTGACCCCTCTGTCAGCCTGTCTGATCCTACACAGAGGAGAGATGTGACctctctgtcagcctgtctgaTCCTACACAGAGGAGAGATGTGACCCCTCTGTCAGCCTGTCTGATCCTACACAGAGGAGAGATGTGACCCCTCTGTCAGCCTGTCTGATCCTACACAGAGGAGAGATGTGACCCCTCTGTCAGCCTGTCTGATCCTACACAGAACAGAGATGTGACCCCTCTGTCAGCCTGTCTGATCCTACACAGAGGAGAGATGTGACCCCTCTGTCAGCCTGTCTGATCCTACACAGAGGAGAGATGTGACCCCTCTGTCAGCCTGTCTGATCCTACACGGAACAGAGATGTGACCCCTCTGTCAGCCTGTCTGATCCTACACAGAGGAGAGATGTGACCCCTCTGTCAGCCTGTCTGATCCTACACAGAGGAGAGATGTGACCCCTCTGTCAGCCTGTCTGATCCTACACAGTAAAGAGAT belongs to Salvelinus alpinus chromosome 28, SLU_Salpinus.1, whole genome shotgun sequence and includes:
- the LOC139557783 gene encoding SRSF protein kinase 3-like; protein product: MCSDRTSVQAAQKPSKPGTSNGLDKLSRLEQMEQEESLDREDPREYCHGGYHPVHIGDTFNRRYQVVSKLGWGYFATVWLCLDLRLGRRVAVKVLKSGEGFTQAGQDELTLLRCASGPTARHPHSRRIVQLLDEFKIAGVNGVHVCLVLELLGPDLCCWQVCFGNPGLSLSWVKQVIAQVLQALDYLHTQCKIIHTDIKPENILLCLEEQNPKQTAGGSACPPFPGKDAKSMSRAEKDLVIPSSLKEVTVKIADLGSSCWVYKHFCEEIQTCQYRSLEVLLGSDYGPPADIWSVACLAFELVTGDSLFEPKAGKTFSLEEDHIAHIIELLGKIPAAVALSGKYSVEYFNRRGEMNRIGVLRYWGLYEVLVEKYHFLLKEASLFSDFLLCMLDFQPERRANAAQCLLHPWLSS